The proteins below come from a single Burkholderia contaminans genomic window:
- a CDS encoding VOC family protein, translated as MIDHLSFGVAHIDRSRTFYDSALGALGYKRLYSDDGAIGYGTTEPELWLEHVARPVVADPESGLHLSFKAASPVEVDAFYRAALEHGGKDNGGPGKREHYGPGYYAAFVVDPDGYRLEAHCELDNVV; from the coding sequence ATGATCGACCACCTTTCGTTCGGCGTTGCCCACATCGACCGCAGCCGCACCTTCTACGACAGCGCGCTCGGCGCACTCGGCTACAAGCGTCTGTATAGCGACGACGGCGCCATCGGATACGGCACGACCGAGCCCGAGCTGTGGTTGGAGCACGTGGCTCGCCCCGTCGTCGCCGATCCCGAGTCGGGATTGCACCTGTCGTTCAAGGCCGCGTCGCCGGTCGAGGTCGACGCGTTCTACCGCGCCGCGCTCGAGCACGGCGGCAAGGACAACGGCGGGCCCGGCAAACGCGAGCACTACGGCCCCGGCTATTACGCGGCGTTCGTCGTCGACCCCGACGGCTACCGGCTCGAGGCGCACTGCGAACTCGACAACGTCGTCTGA
- a CDS encoding ureidoglycolate lyase, with product MKLLRYGPSGQEKPGILDADGRIRDLSAHVPDLSGDVLSDASLARLRAIDPATLPLVSGEPRIGACVGHVGKFIGIGLNYADHAAEAGMPVPKEPVVFGKWTSSICGPNDGIDIPKGSVKTDWEVELGVVIGKSCKDVDEARALDYVAGYCVVNDVSEREWQIERGGQWDKGKGFDTFGPVGPWLVTRDEVPDPQRLDLWLEVDGHRYQNGNTRTMVFTVAQLIAYLSRCMSLQPGDVITTGTPPGVGMGIKPSPVFLKAGQVVRLGIEGLGEQLQSTRDAQ from the coding sequence ATGAAACTGCTTCGCTATGGCCCGTCCGGCCAGGAAAAGCCCGGGATTCTCGACGCGGACGGCCGGATTCGCGACCTGTCCGCGCATGTGCCGGACCTGTCCGGCGATGTGCTGTCCGACGCGAGTCTCGCGCGGCTGCGCGCGATCGATCCGGCCACGCTGCCGCTGGTGTCGGGCGAGCCGCGCATCGGCGCATGCGTCGGACATGTCGGCAAATTCATCGGCATCGGCCTGAACTATGCCGATCACGCGGCCGAAGCCGGCATGCCGGTGCCGAAGGAGCCGGTCGTGTTCGGCAAGTGGACGAGCTCGATCTGCGGCCCGAACGACGGCATCGATATCCCGAAGGGCTCCGTCAAGACCGACTGGGAAGTCGAGCTGGGCGTCGTGATCGGCAAGTCCTGCAAGGACGTCGACGAAGCGCGAGCGCTCGATTACGTCGCGGGCTACTGCGTCGTCAACGACGTGTCCGAGCGCGAATGGCAGATCGAGCGCGGCGGCCAGTGGGACAAGGGCAAGGGCTTCGACACGTTTGGCCCGGTCGGTCCGTGGCTCGTCACGCGCGACGAGGTGCCCGATCCGCAGCGTCTCGATCTGTGGCTCGAGGTCGACGGCCACCGCTATCAGAACGGCAACACGCGCACGATGGTGTTCACCGTCGCGCAGCTGATCGCCTATCTGTCGCGCTGCATGAGCCTGCAGCCGGGCGACGTGATCACGACCGGCACGCCGCCGGGCGTCGGCATGGGCATCAAGCCGTCGCCGGTGTTCCTGAAGGCCGGGCAAGTGGTGCGCCTCGGGATCGAAGGACTCGGCGAGCAGTTGCAGAGCACGCGCGACGCGCAATGA
- a CDS encoding IclR family transcriptional regulator, protein MQTTNDLLPGCDARESMGAIDRYRAPALDKGLDILELLSEQKEGLTRTEITKELGRNASEIYRMLERLVARRYVMRSTGGDRYTLSLKLFSLAHRHPPMNRLIAEALPPMQRFADSSEQSCHLSVYDRGNLLVIAQVDGPGPWGVSVRLGSRVGLADTASGRVMLAFQGAEQRAHMLAEHRKVKGEAPLNEQELAYACQSIRQDGYLREDSRQAYGVTDLSAPILGPSGHAIAVLTCPYMRRIDAHMAPSVDTVVERVRETAAHLSMCRDEAC, encoded by the coding sequence ATGCAAACAACCAATGACCTGCTTCCCGGCTGCGACGCACGGGAATCGATGGGCGCAATCGACCGCTATCGCGCTCCCGCGCTCGACAAGGGTCTCGACATTCTCGAACTCCTGTCGGAGCAGAAAGAAGGCCTCACCCGCACTGAAATCACGAAGGAACTCGGCCGCAACGCGAGCGAGATCTACCGGATGCTCGAACGCCTCGTCGCGCGCCGCTACGTGATGCGCTCGACCGGCGGCGACCGCTACACGCTCAGCCTCAAGCTGTTCTCGCTCGCACACCGCCATCCGCCGATGAACCGGCTGATCGCCGAGGCGTTGCCGCCGATGCAGCGTTTCGCCGATTCCTCCGAGCAATCCTGCCACCTGTCCGTCTACGATCGCGGCAACCTGCTCGTGATCGCGCAGGTCGACGGGCCCGGCCCGTGGGGCGTGTCGGTCCGGCTCGGCTCGCGCGTCGGGCTCGCCGATACGGCATCGGGACGCGTGATGCTGGCGTTCCAGGGCGCCGAGCAGCGCGCGCACATGCTCGCCGAGCACCGCAAGGTCAAGGGCGAAGCGCCGCTGAACGAGCAGGAACTCGCCTATGCGTGCCAGTCGATCCGGCAGGACGGCTACCTGCGCGAGGACAGCCGCCAGGCGTATGGCGTGACCGACCTGAGCGCGCCGATCCTCGGGCCGTCCGGCCATGCGATCGCGGTGCTGACCTGCCCGTACATGCGCCGGATCGATGCGCATATGGCGCCGTCCGTCGACACGGTCGTCGAACGGGTGCGCGAGACGGCCGCCCATCTGTCGATGTGCCGCGACGAGGCCTGCTGA
- a CDS encoding GNAT family N-acetyltransferase: MTVRHLDALFQPRSVAVVGASSRAGSIGAMVWSRVLDGAFEGPVWPVNPKYRDLHGHPVVADVDRLPAPPSVAVICTPPATWAGIVRKLGELGTRVAVIIGEARTDADRAALDRTLKAAKPFVLRIVGPGSLGVLSPARHAHFGAPAYTARSGGVAWVSQSNALTNAVLGWADARGLGFSHVVALGAESDVDAGDVLDYLASDPGTRAILLELDTVRAARKFMSAARAAARNKPVLALRTGRADPGDALYTAAFQRAGMVRVDALDDLLDEIETLGVGRVTARGAATLVTSDAGVAKLAVDAVAEVRDVLADWSPAAASAVSAALPHLVSPGNPLTLGDDARPEHFAAAVKALAPFPQTGTLFVVHSTSHSAPADAVAHTLIESRQYAHRGILACFFGAVDAATRDALHANGIPVHTTPQRLARAYARLVDYNLGRQLLMQTPEGTPLQPAECVASAQADARRMVEAGQHELAGEAALRWLSHFGLQGEPAVEPAGKKVVDVTVDMYDDSNFGPVFRYAVPPADGVSAPFVVYGLPPLNTVLARAVMERSPYARSTPIEPTLDALTALSQVVCDVREVVAMSVTLRVLSDRAHVIAPRVTLAAGRSRLAIMPYPRHLEETLEWRGETVTIRPIRPEDEAAHNELLGAMTPEDLRMRFFGAVRSFDHSQVARMTQIDYDREMAFIVSFTDVSGRDHTLAVARAVADPDNETAEFAIAVRPDQKGKGLGRLMMTRIIDYARSRGTAWMIGEALRENSAMISLAKACGFEVSPTEEPGVVGFRMKLQP; encoded by the coding sequence GTGACCGTTCGCCATCTCGATGCGTTGTTCCAGCCCAGGTCCGTTGCGGTCGTCGGCGCGTCGTCGCGCGCGGGCAGTATCGGCGCGATGGTGTGGTCGCGCGTGCTCGACGGTGCATTCGAGGGGCCCGTGTGGCCCGTCAATCCGAAGTATCGTGACCTGCACGGGCATCCGGTCGTTGCCGATGTCGACCGGTTGCCCGCGCCGCCGTCGGTGGCCGTGATCTGCACGCCGCCCGCGACCTGGGCCGGCATCGTGCGCAAGCTCGGCGAGCTCGGCACGCGCGTTGCGGTGATCATCGGCGAGGCGCGCACCGATGCCGATCGCGCCGCGCTCGATCGCACGCTGAAGGCGGCGAAGCCGTTCGTGCTCCGTATCGTCGGGCCGGGCAGTCTCGGCGTGCTGTCGCCTGCACGGCACGCGCATTTCGGCGCGCCGGCCTACACCGCGCGATCGGGCGGCGTCGCGTGGGTGTCGCAATCGAATGCGCTGACGAACGCGGTGCTCGGCTGGGCCGATGCACGGGGCCTCGGCTTTTCGCATGTCGTTGCGCTCGGCGCCGAGTCCGACGTCGATGCGGGCGATGTGCTCGACTATCTCGCGAGCGATCCCGGCACGCGTGCGATCCTGCTCGAACTCGATACCGTGCGCGCCGCGCGCAAGTTCATGTCGGCCGCTCGCGCCGCTGCACGCAACAAGCCGGTGCTCGCCTTGCGCACCGGCCGCGCGGATCCCGGCGACGCGCTCTATACGGCGGCGTTCCAGCGCGCGGGGATGGTGCGTGTGGATGCGCTCGACGATCTGCTCGACGAGATCGAGACGCTCGGCGTCGGCCGCGTCACGGCGCGCGGCGCGGCCACGCTCGTGACGAGCGATGCGGGCGTCGCGAAACTCGCGGTCGATGCGGTGGCCGAGGTGCGCGATGTGCTGGCCGACTGGTCGCCCGCGGCCGCGTCGGCCGTGTCGGCGGCGCTGCCGCATCTCGTATCGCCCGGCAATCCGCTCACGCTGGGCGACGATGCGCGCCCGGAACACTTTGCCGCGGCGGTCAAGGCGCTCGCGCCGTTCCCGCAAACGGGCACGCTGTTCGTCGTCCATTCGACTTCCCACAGCGCGCCGGCCGATGCGGTTGCGCACACGCTGATCGAATCACGGCAGTATGCGCATCGCGGCATCCTCGCGTGTTTCTTCGGCGCGGTCGATGCGGCGACGCGCGATGCGCTGCATGCGAACGGCATTCCGGTGCACACCACGCCGCAGCGGCTCGCGCGTGCCTATGCGCGTCTCGTCGACTACAACCTCGGGCGGCAACTGCTGATGCAAACGCCCGAGGGTACGCCGCTGCAGCCGGCCGAGTGCGTTGCATCCGCGCAGGCGGATGCGCGCCGGATGGTCGAAGCCGGCCAACATGAGCTGGCCGGCGAAGCCGCGCTGCGCTGGCTGTCCCATTTCGGCCTGCAGGGCGAGCCGGCCGTTGAGCCGGCCGGGAAGAAAGTCGTCGATGTCACCGTCGACATGTATGACGATTCGAATTTCGGCCCGGTATTTCGCTATGCGGTGCCGCCCGCGGACGGCGTATCGGCGCCGTTCGTCGTCTATGGCCTGCCGCCGCTGAACACCGTGCTCGCTCGCGCGGTGATGGAGCGCTCGCCGTATGCGCGCAGCACGCCCATCGAGCCGACGCTCGACGCATTGACGGCGCTGTCGCAGGTCGTCTGCGACGTGCGTGAAGTCGTGGCGATGTCGGTCACGCTGCGCGTGCTGTCCGACCGCGCGCACGTGATTGCGCCACGCGTCACGCTGGCAGCAGGGCGCAGCCGGCTCGCGATCATGCCGTATCCGCGTCACCTCGAGGAGACGCTCGAGTGGCGCGGCGAGACGGTGACGATCCGCCCGATCCGTCCGGAAGACGAGGCCGCGCACAACGAACTGCTCGGCGCGATGACGCCGGAGGATCTGCGGATGCGTTTCTTCGGGGCGGTGCGCAGCTTCGATCATTCGCAGGTCGCGCGCATGACGCAGATCGATTACGACCGTGAGATGGCCTTCATCGTGTCGTTCACCGATGTGTCGGGGCGCGACCACACGCTCGCGGTGGCGCGCGCGGTGGCCGATCCCGACAACGAGACCGCGGAGTTCGCGATCGCGGTGCGACCCGATCAGAAGGGCAAGGGGCTTGGCCGGCTGATGATGACCCGCATCATCGACTACGCGCGCTCGCGCGGAACCGCATGGATGATCGGCGAGGCGCTGCGCGAGAACTCGGCGATGATCTCGCTGGCGAAGGCGTGCGGGTTCGAGGTGTCGCCGACGGAGGAGCCTGGTGTCGTGGGCTTCAGGATGAAGCTGCAGCCGTAG
- a CDS encoding H-NS family nucleoid-associated regulatory protein — translation MATYRQLTAQLERLQQKIDKEREKAIADAIADIRAKIEEYDITPEELGFRPVRAAAGAAKPKRVSPPKYLNPKTGETWSGRGRSPTWLGKNRERFLIKD, via the coding sequence ATGGCGACCTACAGGCAACTGACCGCGCAGCTCGAACGGCTTCAGCAAAAGATCGACAAGGAACGCGAAAAGGCGATTGCCGATGCGATTGCCGATATCCGCGCGAAAATCGAGGAATACGACATTACGCCGGAAGAACTCGGGTTTCGTCCGGTACGCGCGGCCGCTGGCGCAGCCAAGCCGAAACGTGTGTCGCCGCCGAAATATTTGAATCCGAAGACGGGTGAAACCTGGAGTGGCCGCGGGCGCTCGCCGACGTGGCTCGGCAAGAATCGCGAGCGTTTCCTGATCAAGGACTGA
- a CDS encoding BON domain-containing protein produces MKRIGIAGWLTILLATSAFAQSGDTDAPEARRNWYNDPFIALSRDVAECPLPLGPWMTRAEMADDAHYRAERGTTCWLAHRCTKPNSYMYDAPIADAVKAHFAGSDRLHGTSLWITVQRRFIYVEGCADTAFDRQALQRELEALPDVEQVFVRITEDPRKRLPYKARGQPGRTPD; encoded by the coding sequence ATGAAACGGATCGGCATCGCAGGGTGGCTGACTATTTTGCTGGCGACTTCTGCGTTCGCGCAGTCCGGCGACACCGATGCGCCCGAGGCGCGGCGCAACTGGTACAACGATCCGTTCATCGCGCTGTCGCGGGACGTGGCCGAATGCCCGTTGCCGCTCGGCCCGTGGATGACCCGGGCCGAGATGGCCGACGACGCGCATTACCGCGCCGAACGCGGCACCACCTGCTGGCTCGCGCATCGCTGCACGAAGCCGAATTCGTATATGTATGACGCACCGATCGCCGACGCCGTGAAGGCGCACTTCGCCGGCTCCGATCGGCTGCATGGCACGAGCCTCTGGATCACCGTGCAGCGACGTTTCATTTACGTCGAAGGATGTGCGGATACGGCGTTCGATCGGCAGGCGTTGCAGCGCGAACTCGAGGCGCTTCCCGACGTCGAGCAGGTGTTCGTTCGCATCACCGAAGATCCACGCAAGCGCTTGCCGTACAAGGCGCGCGGGCAACCCGGCCGTACGCCGGACTGA